The DNA window GATGTGGTCTTCAAATCGCTGGCGCTGGCCGTGGTCGACGAGCAGCATCGTTTCGGGGTGCGCGAACGGCTGGCACTGACCGCCAAGGGGGACGCCGTCGATGTGCTGGTGCTGAGCGCGACGCCGATCCCGCGCACGCTGGTGCTGACTTATTTCGGCGACATGGACGTCTCGGAATTGCGCGAAAAGCCGGCCGGTCGCCAGCCGATCGATACCCGCGCGGTGCCGAACAGCCGGCTCAGCGAGGTGATCGACGGCGTCGGCCGTGCGCTTCAAGCCGGCAAGCGCGTGTACTGGATCTGCCCGCTGGTCGAGGAATCCGAAGCGGAGGGCATCGAACATCTGACCAATGCGACCGAAAGGTTTGAGAGCCTGCAACAGCGTTTCGGCGTTCGCGTCGGCCTCGTGCATGGCCAGATGAAGGGCCCGGAAAAGGACCGCGTGATGGCGCGGTTCGCCGAAGGTGAGATCGGCCTCCTGGTGGCGACCACCGTGGTCGAGGTCGGCGTCGATGTTCCGGCCGCGACCATCATGGTGATCGAGAATGCCGAGCGCTTCGGGCTCGCGCAACTGCACCAGCTGCGCGGCCGGATCGGCCGCGGATCGGAAGCCTCGACCTGTCTCCTGCTCTACAAGGAGCCGAACGAAATGTCGAAGGCACGGCTGAAGGTGATCCGCGAAACCACCGACGGGTTTCGGATTGCCGAGGAAGACCTGAAGCTGCGCGGCGAAGGCGACGTGCTCGGCGTCAGGCAAAGCGGCCTCCCCGGCTACCGCATCGCGCGCTCCGAGGTACACGGCCAGCTCATCACCCAGGCCCGCGACGAAGCCCTGCGCATCATGAAGGACAATCCGAAGCTTTCGGGCGAGCGCGGCGAAGCGCTGCGGTGTTTGCTCTATCTGTTCGAGCGCGACGAGGCGATACCGCTGATTGGGGCGGGGTAGCTGCCCCCCCGTCATTGCGAGCGCAGCGAAGCAATCCATTGTCGCCGTTGGAAAAGAAAGAATGGATTGCTTCGTCGCGGAGCCTGTCATCGGGCGAGCATTCGCGCGACCCGTTGGCTCCTCGCAAATGACGGGGTAACGTGGCAAGGTTGGAGGAAGGCGGATGAAAGAACCGTGTGTCTACATCGTCGCAAGCAAGCGCCACGGGACACTCTACACGGGCGTCACGGCCAACCTGCCGCGACGCGCGTTCGAGCACCACGAGGGATTGGTGAAGGGTTTCTCGGCGAAATATGCTTGCAAGATGCTGGTCTGGTACGAATTGCAAGAGACCATGATCGAGGCGATCACGCGGGAAAAGCTGATCAAGGCCGGCAGCCGGGCTAAGAAAATAGCGTTGAGCGAAGCGATCAATCCCGAATGGAAAGATCTATACGAGACGCTGGTGTGAAGGCCGACCACACAATCCTCAACGTCATTGCGAGCGCAGCGAAGCAATCCATTCTTTCTTTTCGCTGTGGCTATGGATTGCTTCGCTTCGCTCGCAATGACGTGGAAAGAGCGGCGAGCGCATATGTGTGCAACTCCGCCACTCCCGCGGCAGTGGGGCTTCGTCGTAGAACCTCACTCCACCTTCGCCGGCTCCGGCCGCAGCGAGGCGGGAGTCGCGATGCGGGCGGCGTTCGCCATGCCGGCAAGGGCGGCGATTTTCTTCTGCGGGTCGGAGCCGGGCTGCACCACGCCGGCCGACATAATCAGGGTCGCGGCGTCTTCGGCGCTCATGTCGACTTCGATGACCTTGCTCTTGGGCACGTAGAAGAAGAAGCCGGTCGTCGGGTTCGGCGCGCACGGCAGGAACACCGAAATGTGCTCCTCGCGCCCGGGCAGGCTGTTGGTGATCTCCACGCTCGGCGATTGCGAGATCAGCACGATCGACCACATCCCCGGCGAGGGAAATTCGACCAGGCCGACCCGGCGAAAGCTCGATCCCTGCCCCGAGAACAGCGTCTCGAACACCTGCTTCAGCCCGCGATAGATCGCGCGCACCACCGGCATCCGCCCGAGCAGCCTCTCGCCGAGATCGACCAGGGTCCGCCCGATCAGGTTGGCGGTGAGGAAGCCCAGCAGCGTCAGCGCGATCACGGCCACGATCAGCCCGGAGCC is part of the Bradyrhizobium erythrophlei genome and encodes:
- a CDS encoding GIY-YIG nuclease family protein, whose product is MKEPCVYIVASKRHGTLYTGVTANLPRRAFEHHEGLVKGFSAKYACKMLVWYELQETMIEAITREKLIKAGSRAKKIALSEAINPEWKDLYETLV
- a CDS encoding DUF502 domain-containing protein yields the protein MNRDNLPPPVPPAEVPPDAPRGFMARFRNYFLTGLIVAGPIAITFYLTWWFVTWVDGLVRPFVPVAYRPETYLPFGLPGSGLIVAVIALTLLGFLTANLIGRTLVDLGERLLGRMPVVRAIYRGLKQVFETLFSGQGSSFRRVGLVEFPSPGMWSIVLISQSPSVEITNSLPGREEHISVFLPCAPNPTTGFFFYVPKSKVIEVDMSAEDAATLIMSAGVVQPGSDPQKKIAALAGMANAARIATPASLRPEPAKVE